Part of the Brassica oleracea var. oleracea cultivar TO1000 chromosome C8, BOL, whole genome shotgun sequence genome is shown below.
TTACCGTTGACCAGTGACTGATGTAATCATATTATATGAATATTATATATTATGTACAATAAATATATGTAAGAACATTGGGGACATTGAGAGTTCTTAGGGTGAAGTTCTTATCGGAATATAAGAACCCGTCTTTTAACTTTTAACTAAAAAAATTAAGAACCGGTTCTTAAACCGATTCTTAGCTTTTTAGTTAAAAATTAAGAGACAGATTAGTGTTATTGGTTTATATATTTTGATTGATTTAGAAATTCATATAATATTTATAAATCCAAGTAAAATATGCAAATCTGGAGGTTTTCTCTCGGATTTGAATTTTTGTATTTTTAACTAAAAAATCCAAACAAATCCATTCAAATCCATTATAAAATCAAATATATTAGTAAATCCGTACGATTGAATAACACTTGATTTGATATAGAATTTATGAATTATTAAACCAATAACACATGATTTTAATACAGATTTGAAAATCATAGAACCAATAACACTAGATTTAATTCGGATTTTCAAATCCATTAAAATACAACAACCAATAACCCCTACTTATATTCTGCTTAAAAACCTAAGGGGGTGTTATTGGTTTGTATATTTTGATTGATTTAGAAATCTATATAGTATTTATAAATCCAAGTAAAATATGCAAATCTGGAGGTTTTCTCTCGGATTTGAATTTTTGTATTTTTAACTAAAAAATCCAAACAAATCCATTCAAATCCATTATAAAATCAAATATATTAGTAAATCCGTACGATTGAATAACACATGATTTGATATAGAATTTATGAATCATTAAACCAATAACACATGATTTTAATACAGATTTGAAAATCATAAAACCAATAACACTAGATTTAGTTAGGATTTTCAAATCCATTAAAATTCAACAACCAATAACCCCTACTAATAAGCTCCTAAAAAACGTGCTAGCTCTAACGAAAATAAGAGTCTCATGGACCGACAAACAGACCAAAAAGTAATCTTAAAACCCTAGCTTCCCAAATAGGTTACATGGCTCTATACTCTATAAATGATGTGGGCTTGTAGAGCTTATGTGTTAGACGATTGAAACATGGAGGTGAAGAAAGGTGAGAACAGTTTTTTAGAAAACATCAAACAGGATATTGATAAGATTACAAAAGAAGAAGACGAGATTCTTAAGAAGAGAATCTCAAGCCACCCTCTGTATGGACTTCTTCTTCAATCACATCTCAGCTGTTTAAAGGTCCAGTTCTCTATCTCTATATCTCTTTTCTTAAACTATTTTGCTTTGTTAAAATAATTGATTTAATCTCTAACATATCGGGATCCACAACAACCTGCAGGTGTGTTCCGGCGACTTTGACTTACCTGAGATTATGAACACAGCGGATGATCTTGACCTAACCAAACTCTCTCTCGACCCTGATTCTTCCCTCGAAGCTACCTCTTCAGACCTTGATCAATTCATGGTTATTCTTCTCCTTTTATATTATTTTCTATAAATTAAATATATTTCACAACAAACAACATTTTTACATGTCGTTTTTGCATCTTTCTTAAAATTTCACCTATATCTAATTAATTGAATTTTGTCGAAGAAAAAATAATGATATATATAACTAATATTATTCACCTATAGGAAGCGTATTGCTCGACTCTACGGGAGCTGAAGGAAGCCATGGAGAAGCCTCTTATCGAAGCGCACCGTTTTGTAGATGCAGTGTACACTCAGCTAAACGACATTGTTCTCTCATCACCACCCCCTTAATAAGGGGGAAACATGACAACTCTTTCGGTGCTATTATGTCAAAACGCATTTTCCAAATTGTGAAATTACTAGTGTACTCGTGTTTTATTGTGCTGCGTTTTCAGAAACGCTATTGTAGAATCGATTAACGGCAATCACAATCTGAGAAAATGTACTATATATATCACGCCCTCCTGCTTTGCATTTAAGAAAAATAAAAGTTTATGGAAAAGTATAGTAAATTATACAATACTCCTTATAAACAAAGACAAACTGTTGACGCTTTCTTCTTCCAAGACTTAGACAATGCGCATAAACCATTAGGATGCGTGCGGCTATTTATGTGTCTTAGAACAAAGTAATTAACGGTTGTTGCATTACTTATTTCTGGGTAAAAAAATACACAATGAGATACACCGATCAAAAGACCTAACAGTCTGTGAAAGACATGCACAATTAGCGTTTGATGATCCGGGTTTATCACAGTAAGCGGAAACAGGTGGACCGTAAAAGTCAAGACACATCTTCTCGCATTTTTTAGCATCGCATGGAACCATTGGCCAGAATCGAGACACGTTTTCTTCTCCTGATTCATTCTCATCTCTCTCGCACCTCAAACAATTAAGAAATACA
Proteins encoded:
- the LOC106311030 gene encoding homeobox protein knotted-1-like 12 gives rise to the protein MEVKKGENSFLENIKQDIDKITKEEDEILKKRISSHPLYGLLLQSHLSCLKVCSGDFDLPEIMNTADDLDLTKLSLDPDSSLEATSSDLDQFMEAYCSTLRELKEAMEKPLIEAHRFVDAVYTQLNDIVLSSPPP